The following nucleotide sequence is from Eubacterium sp. 1001713B170207_170306_E7.
TGCAGCTTTAATGATTGCTGTCCTGCTGGCCATCAATACATATAATAACTAATAAACGTCTCATAAAAAGCTCTCTTTTAAAGGGAGCTTTCTTCTGATATAATATAAAAAATATAGGGAGGTCACCATGGAAGCGCTATACATAAACGAGCCGCACTACACCAAGGCGGATACTGAAGAACTTCTGAAAAAAAATACCCTGGGTTTATCCAAAGACATGACAAACATAAAAATCATGGGAGTGCTTATCGCCGGAATGGAAATAATCATTTTTCTTTTAAGCGGATTTAAAATTGATCTGATTTCACTCATCGGCTTAGCTGCACTGAGCCTTGTAGCACTCATTGAACTTTATGCATGCAACTATGACCGTTTTATCTTTTTTATGACAAAGCTAAAGGGCGCCAGACTAAGAAAAGTGAATAACGTTGAAGACGAACCCCCTGTATTTTTATTTTATGAAGATTACGCTGACTGTACTTTTATGAAGCATTTGGACTACAGCGAGCTCACTAATTTTAAAGAGGATGATCTTCATTTTGTTTTTTACTGCAAAAATATTTATTTTGTACTTCAAAAGAATGCTTTCACAAAGGGAACACCCGAAAATTTTAAAGAATTTTTTCTGAGTAAAACGGGCAGCACGCTTTAAGAATAGGCCTGCAAACTTTTTCTACTCCCAGGCCAGCTCCCTGAGCACCTGCATATAGAGTCCTTTATCCCATCTGGGCTCCTCATCAAATTGAAGATACTCCTCGTGGCCGCCGGATTGCCGGTAACCGCGGTAGCCGGCCTGAACTGCCATGCAGAAGCGCTGGAGACAGGTGGTCTCCAGGTAATCCAGATCACCGAAGCACACGCCCTCAAACTGCTCCTGCATAAAGGTCAGCAGCTCATCGTCTGAAATCAGGTCGTCGCATTCGTTTTTATACAGGAAGAAAATATCCTGCAGCCGCTTGAGGGTCTCGACATAATTATCCTGCCAGATATACTGGGAATCGCAAAAAAGGTGGATGATCTTTTTGGTGACGCAGGGGCCGATCTCCACACGCTGGTGTTTCTTAAGGCTTTCATTTCGGGCTTCCATCACTGCCAGCGCCTGCTCACCGGACAGGGTAAGTCCAAAGTGTTCGCTCTCCCCATTGCAGGCTGCCACTGCTTTTGTGTCCTCCACCAGCTGTACTTCTGCCGCTGTTTTCATAAGATCCATCATTTCCAGACACTTCCTTTCTCATGTAAAGTATCCTCTATTGTACGCTCATTTTCTGGAAATAAACAGTCTTGTAGTGGAAAATTTAATGGGGTATAATAGAGGTAGAGGGAAGTGTTTGTCCCAATTAAAAAGTTCCAGCCGGGTTTCGGCTGGAACTTTTTTTCATGTCTTGTTTAAGGATACCGCGATCCGCGACTGGTTGAGGGCTTTGTAGAACTTAGCCTCATTCTGCATAAAGACGGACAGGTATAGAATGTCCACAATCACCAGCTGGACGATTCTGGATGCCATGGCTTCGGAGTGGTACTTTTTGTCATTGGTGGAGCTGGATAAAAACACGTCGGACTTCTTGGCAAGGCTGGAATTGCTGAAGCTGGTCAGCGATATGATCTTCGCGCCGTTTTCCTTTGCCAGGCTGACCGCATTTAACACCTCCACGCTTTCACCTGTATGTGATACCACAAACAGCACGTCCTCTGGGGTCATATGCGAGCAGTGGATGTTCATCAGGTGTGAATCCTGAAAGCCGTTGACATTCAGACCGATTTTCCCAAACTTGTGCAGCGCGTCAATGGCGACGGCTGAGGACGCGCCGATGCCAAAAAACGTCACGCGCCTCGCGTCCAGTATCATCTCAGCGCACTGATCAATATCCTCCTGGTCAATGGAATACTCGAGATCACTGACTGCCGTATTGGTATGCTTAATCACCTTGCGCTTGATATCCGAGGTGCTGTCGCCCTCGGCTATTTCCTCGTTGATGGTCTCGCTGGGGCTGTCAATCAGCTCTTTGGCCAGATTTACCCGAAAAATCTGATAGGAATCATAATCCAGTTTCTTAAGAAACCGCATAACGGTGGTCTCACTGGTGCTGCAGTTATTGGCCAGCTCTGTAATGGACAAAAGAATGGTGGCATCCGGATTATCCAGTATGTAGTCCGCAATGGTCTTCTGCGTTTTAGAGAGCAGATTGTATTTTGTTCGTATATCACTTAATAAAGAAGCCATAAGATTTCTCCCTTTTTCCTCTTTTTGACTTAATTATACTTCATAACTCTCCGAAAGTAAAACACTCTTTCGTTAATAATTTACGATTGCTATGTTGACATCGTCAAAAAATGATGTTATAATTCGTTTATAATTTACGAATTGTAAATAGCAAGCGTAAATTTAAAACCATTTTTATGAAATAAATATTATCAGAGGAGGCAAAGATTAAAAATGAAAGCAGTAAGAATGTATAAGCCTGGGGACTTGAGAGTTGAGGATGTTCCAAAACCGGAAATGATGGACGATGAAGCGATGGTGAAGGTTCGCGCTGTTGGTCTTTGCGGTTCAGATATTCCCAGAGCCCTTGTCTATGGCGCTCATGTTTCTCCGATTACCATCGGACATGAATTCTCCGGTGAAATCGAAGCGGTTGGTAAAAATGTGAAGAACTTTAAGCCCGGAGACCGGGTGGTAGTTCCGCCGCTCATCCCATGTGGAAAATGCGAATGGTGCCAGAAGGGGATTTACTCCTTATGCGAGGATTATGATTACTATGGTTCCAGACGTGACGGCGCGCTCGCCGAGTATGTATCTGTCAAGGAATCCAATCTTTTAAAGGTTCCTGAGGGCGTATCCTACGAGGACGCCGCGACGCTTGACCCCTGCGCAAACGCCTATCACGGACTCATGCGCGGCAATTTTGAAGCGGACGACAGCGTTTGTGTCTGCGGCACCGGCCCCATCGGCCTGTTCGCCGCGCAGTACGCAAAGCTCTGCGGGGCCTCTCAGGTCATTGCGGTTGACGTCTGGGACGAAAAGCTGGACATCGCCAAAAAGGTGGGCGCAGATGTGGTCATCAATTCCTTAAACGAAGATCCAGTGGAAGCGGTTAAAAAGGCCACTGGCGGCAAGGGCGCCAACCTGGTCATTGACTTCTCCGGCGTTCCCGCAGCTCAGAAGCAGTGTATTCTCATGGCTTCAAAAATGGGCCGTGTTGTCTTCCTCGGAATTTCCCATAAAGGCTTAGACTTAAGCGAAAAAGAAGTGGATACCATCATGCGAAGCCAGCTGAGCGTCATCGGCTCATGGAACTCCTTTACCAAACCTTATCCCGGCGAGGACTGGACGGAATCCTTGAAAATGTTCGGCGAACGCGGAATGACCGCCAGGGATATCATCAGCCACCGCCTGCCGCTGGACGACTGTCCGGGTATCTTCGACAAGATTAAGGAAGGCGGCTTCTTCTACAACAAGGTGATGTTCTACCCCTGGGGACAGGAATAATCGAAAGGAACTGAAGTGATGCAGGCATTCGTACTTAATGAAAACAGAGCGCTTGAGGTTCGGGACGTTCCCGAGCCTCAGGGCAGTGACGATAACATCATCGTCAAGGTAAAATCCGCTTCCATCTGCGGCACAGACATGCGGACTTTTTTAAAGGGAAATGACAAAATTGACGTGCCGCGCGTCCTGGGCCATGAATGTGCCGGCGATATCGTCCATGCCGGCAGTCTCGCGCAGGCCCACGGCTACCATGTTGGGGACCGTGTGACCGTGGCTCCGGCCATCGGCTGCGGCGAGTGCTGGCCATGCAGAACCGGACACACCAACATGTGTGACCACCTGACCACCATCGGTTTCCAGTATGAGGGTGTGTTCGCGCCTTACCTGGAGGTTCCGGCCCAGGCCATCCGAATGAACAATGTCATCAAGCTGCCCGACAACATCGAATATGACGACGCCACCCTGATCGAACCGGCCGCCTGCGCCTTAAACGGCCAGCGCTACATGCACATCGAGCCCGGCGATTTCGTGGTTGTCTACGGCAGCGGCATGATCGGCTGTATCCATGCCGAGCTTGCCTTCCAGAAGGGCGCGGCAAAGGTCATTATTGTGGAACCGGTTGAGAAACGCGGAAAGATCGCCATGGAAAAGGTTCCGGGCGTGATCTGGGTGAATCCTTTTACGCAGGATACTGTGGCAGAGGTTGAGCGCATCACCGAGGGCCGCGGCGCCAACGTGGTCATCACCGCGACCTCTGTGCCTTCCGTCCATACAGAGGCTCAGGTCATCGCCGCGAAGATGGGGCGTATCTCCCTGTTCGGCGGGCTTCCCGGTGAGAGCAAGGGCTACATCGACTCGAATCTGATCCATTACAAGGAGCTTCAGGTCTGCGGTGTGCACGCCACCACACCGGACTGCATGCGCGAGATCATGCAGCTCATGGAAACGGGAAAGCTGGACGCGAAAAAATACATTGAGCGCTCCATAAAGCTGGAAAACATCATGGACGGCTTCACCGCAATCCGCGACGAAAACATCATGAAGGTTGTTGTTCATCCATAAACTAAAAACAGGAGATCATCTATGAATTACCCAAAAATATACCTGGTCCTGGATAACTGCTTTGCCATCAAGCGCTGGGTGGAACCGGAAACCTGGGGACCGCTCATTAAGGAGCTGGGCTTTGACTATATCGAGGCCAGCTTTGACAACGAGGCCGACTTTTTCTATTCACCCCAGTGGTACCTCGACGAATGGTTCGACCGTGTAAAGGCTGTGGAAGCTGAACAGAATATCCGGGTTGCCAGCTTTTTTACCGGCTACCAGACCTACCGGACGGCCGGCCTCGCCCATCCAAATGCAAAAATGGCCCGCCATCTGCTGGAGGGCTGGGTAGAACCCGCCATAAAAAGACTGGGCGCACGGGGCTCCGGCATTGGTTTTTCCCTTCACGCTTACCCTGACAAGGTGTTGCAGGACCCGGACCTCTACCGGGAAGAAACAGAAAAGGTTTCGGAAATTATGTCCGAAATCGGCAAAATCGCAAAGGATAACGGCAATATTCCCGTCTGCGTTGAGGCCATGTACGCCCCGCACCAGACCCCCTGGACCATCGAGGGCACAAAGCGCTTTCTCCGGAATATTTACAGCATTGACCATCATCCCATCTACACCACAGTTGATTTAGGGCACATGGTCGGCCAGGTACGTTTCCGGAAGCCCGGCCGCGGCGAGATCCGCCAGAGCATTGAAGCCGCTGTAAAAGGCGGTGCCTTCACCGAACCCTGGCTGGGCGGCGACACCACCTACGCGATCTGGGAGAAGGCAGTCCAAAACAAAGACACCAGCGACGCGGCCCTGAACGCCATCGAAGCCGACATGGCGCGCTACCCGTACCTCTTCTCCTTTGATCCGGCTGACTCTGACCCTTACGCCTGGCTTGAACAGCTGGCCTGCTATTCCCCCATCATGCACATGCAGCAGACCAATGGCGTTACCTCCTCCCACGCGGCCTTTACAAAGGACAACAACACAGCGGGCATCATCGACGGCGCCAGGCTCCTGAAGGCCATCGCGAAATCCTATGAAACCGAGGACACGGCCATGCCGCCAAAGGCTGAGTCCATCTGTCTGAGCTTTGAGATTTTCGCGTCCAACGCTGAACATCCAAGAGAAATCAAAAAGAAATTAAAGGAAACCTGCGCGTACTGGCGCCAGTTTATTCCAAAGGATGGCATGCCGCTCAATGAGCTCATTGATTTACTGAAATAAAGACGACAAGAATGAATGAATGAAGGAGTATACAAATGAACAAACAAGAAATTTTAGGCCACATTGACCACACACTTTTAAAAGCATTCTCAACCTGGGATCAGATCAAAGCCCTCTGCGACGACGCGGTGGAATATAAAACCGCCTCTGTCTGTATTCCCCCTTCCTTTGTAAAAAAAGCGAAGGAAACCTACGGCGATGCCCTGAATGTCTGCACGGTCATCGGTTTTCCTCTGGGCTATAACACGACTGCCGTCAAGGCTTTTGAAGTCAAGGACGCCATTGCCAACGGTGCGTCCGAGGTGGATATGGTCATCAATATCGGCGCTTTAAAGGACAAGGATTACGACTATGTTCAGAATGAAATCGCTGAACTGAAAAAGGCCGCCGGCGACAACATTTTAAAGGTCATCGTTGAGACCTGCTACCTGACCGAAGAAGAAAAGGCCAAGGTCTGCGAGCTGGTGACAAACGCGGGCGCAGACTACATCAAAACCTCCACCGGATTTGGAACAGGCGGCGCGACCATTGAGGACATCAACCTCTTCAGAGAACATATCGGGCCGGCTGTCAAAATGAAAGCCTCCGGCGGCGTAAAAACCGTCGAAGACCTCGAAATGTTCTTAGACGCAGGCTGTGACCGCATCGGTACCAGCTCAGCCATCGGACTTTTGAAAGAAAGCTAGGCCAGGTGAAAAAAATGTATGATCTTGTGATCATCGGCGCCGGCGTCACCGGCTGCTGCATTGCGCGTGAAATATCAAAATACGAAGTAAACGCATGTGTCATCGAAAAAGGGGACGACGTCGCTTCGGGAACCTCAAAGGCCAACACGGGTGTTATCCACACCGGCCTTGAGGCCGACCCGGGCTCTCTGATGGCCAAATTATGCGTCGAAGGTAATCGATTAATGTGGGAGCTCTCTGAGGAGCTGGATTTTCCAGTCAAGAAAAACGGAAAATTCATTGTCTGTACCCATGAGGAAGACCTGCCCAAGCTGCAGGAGCAGCTGGACCACGCCAACCAGAACGGCGTCCCGGGCTGCCGCATCGTGCCAAGGGATGAAGTCCTGAAGCTTGAACCCAACCTCACCGAAAGAACCGTGGCCGCGCTCTACGCGCCCACCGGCGGGGTGATCTGTCCCTTTAACCTCGCCATCGCCATGGGCGAAAACGCCAATGTCAACGGCGTGGAATTCAAATTTGAAACCGAAGCCCTCGACATTGTCAAAACCGACGGCTTCTACACCATTAAGACCAACCGGGGCGATATCCAGACAAAGGCCATCGCCAACGCTGCCGGCGTCTATGCCGACAAATTCCACAACATGGTCAGTGAGAAGAAAATTCACATCACCCCCAGAAAGGGCGAGTACATTTTCTTTGACAAATCACTGGGAACCATCTTTAACGCGACGGTTGTGCCGCTGCCCGGCAAAATGGGCAAGGGCATCGCCGCTTCTCAGACCATCCACGGCAACTTCTTTGTGGGGCCGACCGCATCCGACGTGGACGACAAGGAATCCTTCCAGACCACGCAGGAGGTCCTGGACTCCTTGAAAGCCATCGCCGCTTCACCTGATTTTCTGCATAAAAACCCACTGCCACTGAACAAAATCATCACCTCCTTTGTGGGGCTGCGGGCACACGAGGACCATCACGAGTTCATTGTCGAGGAAGTCGCGGACGCTGAAAACTTCTTTGACGCCGCCGGCATCGAGTCGCCGGGGCTTACCAGCTCGCCGGCCATTGGCGTTATGCTTTCCGGGATCATCGCGGATAAAATGCAGTTGAAAAAGAAAACGAACTTCATCGCAAAGCGAAAGGGCGTCTTAAAATTCGACAGCCTGTCCAATGAAAAAAAAATCGCACTGATCAAGGAAAAGCCTGAATACGGCAACATTGTCTGCCGCTGTGAGATGGTCACCGAGGGTGAGATCATGGACGCCATCAACCGTCCCATCGGCGCAAAATCCATGGATTCTGTCAAGCGCAGAACCCGTGCGGGCATGGGTCGCTGCCAGGCAGGCTTCTGCACGCCGCGCACCATGGAGATCCTTGCCCGGGAGCTGGGCGTTGAGATGACGGACATCACCAAAAAAGGCGGTGCCTCACAGCTTCTGGTCAGCTGTGACAAAGAAATCGGACAGAAATGAGAGGTTGATTATGAAGTCATATGAAATAGTCATCATCGGCGGAGGGCCGGCCGGACTTGCGGCGGCCATCTCCGCCAGAAAAGAAGGCGCCGGCGATATCTTGATCGTGGAGCGGGACCGGAGGCTCGGCGGCATTTTAAACCAGTGCATCCACAACGGCTTTGGCCTGCACACCTTCAAGGAAGAGCTGACCGGCCCCGAGTACGCCCAGCGTTTCATCGACGAGGTGGTTGATTCCGGAATCGAGTACAAGCTGAACACCATGGTGGTGGACATCACAGAAGACAAAGTGATCACCATCATGAACAGCACCGACGGTCTGGTTCAGCTTCAGGCAAAGGCCATTGTGCTGGCCATGGGCTGCCGGGAGCGCCCCAGAGGCGCGCTGAACATACCGGGCTGCCGCCCGGCCGGCATTTACAGCGCCGGCACGGCCCAGCGGTTTGTCAATATCGAGGGGTTTATGCCCGGCCGCGAAATCGTTATTCTGGGCTCTGGAGACATCGGCCTGATCATGGCGCGGCGCCTGACCCTGGAAGGGGCAACGGTAAAGGTTGTCGCCGAGATCATGCCATATTCCGGCGGCCTCAAGCGCAACATTGTCCAGTGCCTGGACGATTACGGCATTCCGCTCAAACTGAGCCATACCGTTGTGAACATCAAGGGCCAGGAACGGGTGGAGGGCGTCACCATCGCCCAGGTCGATGAAAACATGAAGCCCATTCCCGGGACCGAGGAGGATTACACCTGCGACACACTTCTCTTATCCGTGGGCCTCATCCCTGAAAATGAGCTGTCCAGCCAGATCAACGTAGACCTTGACCGTAAAACAAACGGACCGGTGGTCAACGAGAGCTTTGAGACCAATATCCCGGGCGTTTTTGCCTGCGGCAATGTGCTCCATGTCCACGACCTGGTCGACTACGTTTCTGAAGAAGCCGCCTGCGCAGGAAAATGCGCGGCGGAATATGTCCGGCAGCCGCAGAAAGCCGTACAGGGGCCTGTCATCGAGCTGGTCACCGGGCAGGGCGTCAGCTACACGGTGCCCAAAACCATTTACCTGAGCCGCATGGGCGAAACCCTCAAGGTCCGCTTCCGCGTCAGCGGTGTCTACGAAAACAGCTTCATTTCCGTTTACTTTGGCGACAAACGTGTCAAGCACCGCAAAAAAAGAATTGTCACACCAGGCGAAATGGAAGAAATCGAACTCATCAGGCAGGAGCTCCAGGCTGAACCGGACTTAAAACAGATTCTGATTAAAATCGAGGAGGCCTAAGCATATGGAAAAACAAATTACCTGTATCGGCTGCCCGCTCGGCTGTGCCGTCACGGTCACCATGGAACAGGGGGAAATCACAGACATTACCGGGTACACCTGCAAGCGCGGCGAAAAGTACGCGCGTAAAGAGGTCACGCACCCGACACGGATCGTCACCTCCATTGTCAAGGTCAACGGCGGGGACATCCAGATGGTATCCGTCAAGACAGAATCCGACATACCAAAGGATAAAATATTCGACTGCATGGAGGCCATGCGTGAAATCGTTGTAACCGCACCGGTAAAAATAGGGGATATTATTGTACCGGATGTCTGCGGCACAGGTGTCAATGTGATTGCCACCAAAAATATCGACAAAAAAGCTTGCTAGCATAACACACAATTGATCGAGTAAATTTAAATTAATTTAAAATAAGGGGTAAAATCATGAAAGAAAAAAAATATGTAGTAGGTATCGACTTAGGAACCACCAGCGCAAGAACCGTTGTGTTTGACTTTGACGGCAATGAAATCGGCTCAGGCCAGATCATGAACCCGCTGACCTATCCGGCTCCCGGACGGCAGGAATGTGACGGCGATGAGCTCATCAAGCACTTATACCGCACCACCCGCCTTGCCATTGACAACAGCGGCGTTGACCCTGAAGAAATCGCGGCCATCAGCACAGACGTGTTCCGCTGCACCGTGGCTCTGCGCGACGAAAATGGCGGCTTCACCATGCCCATCATTATCTGGCAGGACATGCGCAGCGCTGAGATGATCCCTGAGGTTGAGCGCAAGCTCGTGGCGGCAGGCTTATCTGCCGATGAGCTGTACGACCGCTGCGGCATGCCCCTGGGCGGCGTCAACCCCCAGAGCAACCTTCAGTGGATTCTGAAAAACATGCCCGAAGCCTATGAAAAGGCAGCCACCATCCACACCATGATGGGGCTCGTCACCAAGGCCTACGGCGCGGACGATTATTACGATGACATCAACGATACCCCCTGGGTACAGCTCAACGGTCCGGACTTCCAGTACGACCCACAGATCTGCGCCGCCCTGGGTATTGATATTCATAAAATGGCGCCGCTGCGCCAGCCGGGCACCATCATCGGCAAGGTAACCGCTGAGGTTGCCGCGAGAACGGGCCTGGCCGAAGGCACCCCCATCGTCATGGGTACCGGCGACCAGCAGTCCGGCTGTCTGGGCTGCGGCTGCGTGCGCGAGGGCGTCGGCTATGCCTGCGGCGGTACTGCCGGTATCGTGGCCGGCAAGTCCTTTAACCTGCTGCGCGACCCGTCCAGAAGATGCTACGTTTTAGGCACACCCGACGGCGCATGGGTTATGGAAGGGGTTGCCAACGCTTCGGGCTCTGCCTTCAAATGGTTTAAAGAACAGTTCTGCGACGTTGAACAGCTCGCCGCCGAATCCCTCGACATCAGTGTTTACGACTTCCTGACCTCTGTGGCCACCAAGTCGAACCCTGGGGCAAACGGCCTGTTCTTCCTGCCTTACTTCGCCGGCGCGGTTACGCCAAACCAGAACCCCAACGCCCGCGGTACCTATATCGGTATGACAGTGGGCCACACCAAGGAAGACTTTATCCGCGCGACCATGGAGGGTGTCAATTACGATATCCGCGACATGCTGGACGCCATGGTTGACGGCGGCGCTCCGGACTTTGACATGGTGCGCCTGACCGGCGGTATCTTCCGCTCAGAGCTCTGGTGCCAGATGCAGGCCGATATCTTCAACCGCTCCTGCGAGGTTGTCGCTGTGGAAGAAGCCACAGCCCTCGGCTGCGCCATGGTCGCCGCTGTCGGCGTCGGCATCTTCAAGGATTTTGAGGAAGCTGAAAAGCGCATGGTTAAAATCCGCCGGCGCTATGAACCGAATCCGGAAAACGTAAAACGCTACGAGGACGCCTTCCGTACCTGGCAGCAGGTTTACAAATCCCTGTCCACCGGCGCCTTTGACCAGGTGGTCGCTTTCCAGGATAAATACCGCTAAACCCTCCCGAATATCATTGATCAAACTTATCTCCTGTCTTTTGAGAGCAGCCGCAAGGCTGCTCTTATTTATTTCTCAGGTCTTGTTCAGCGCCACCGCGATGCGGGACTTGTTCATCTCTTCAAAATACACATCCTCATTCTGCATAAAGGTCGCGATATAGAGAATATCAATGATGGTCAGCTGCACAATCCGCGAGGCCATGGCCTCAGAATGATATTTTTTATCATTGGTCGAGCTCAGCAGGTAAAGATCCGACAGCTTCGCCAGGCTTGAGTTGGCGTAGCTGGTCAGGCTGATAATTTTAGTGCCATTTTTCCGGGCAATGGAGACTGCGTTCAAAACCTCCTGGCTCTCTCCGGTGTGCGAAACCGCTATGAAAAGATCATCCGGTGTCGAATGCGCGCAGATAATATTCATCTGGTGCGGGTCGGGATGGCTGCACACATTGATACCGATGTTGCCGAATTTATGCAGCGCGTCCTGGGAGATGGACGCAGAAGCGCCCACCCCGAAAAAGAGAACGCGCTTGGCCGCTGCCAGAAACTCAAGAAACTCGGCGATGGTTTCCTCACTCAAGGTCTGCTCCAGGTCATTGATGGCCGTGACATTGTGCTTGATGACCTTTTTCTTAATGGTGGCTAGGCCATCCTCCTCACTCAGCTCTTCATTGAGGGTTTCTCCGGGCTTTTCCGTCAGTTCCTTTGCCAGGTTGATGCGGAAAACCTGGTAGGAATCGTATTCCAGCTTTTTAAGCAGCCGCATGACCGTTGTCTCACTGGTATCGCCCTTTCCGGCCAGCTCTGTGATGGACAGCAGCGTCACCTTCTCCGGTTCACATAGGATATAATCCGCCAGCCGTTTCTGTGCTTTTGAAAAAGTATTGTATTTTATTCTGATATCTGATAAAAGAGATTTCAAGGTATCCTTTACCTCCATTCTATATTTTATTAATCTTTTTATTATTTTTATAAGATTGATTATACTTTATAATTTTGCTTTTGTAAAACGATAAAAAACGCAAAAAATTAATTAACAGAAAATTTTTTACGCTTTTTGTTGACAACCTCAAAAAATCATGCTAGAATAAGTTCAAAATTTACGGTAAATAATTTACTTTAGTAAATAATAAACCGTAAATAACTTGAACAAACTTTTTCATTTAAGGAGGATTATGATGAAAGCAGTACGTATGTATAAACCCGGGGATTTAAGAGTCGAAGACGTGCCAAAACCAGAAATGATGGCCGACGAAGCCATGGTAAAGGTGAAAGCGGTCGGCCTCTGCGGTTCCGATATTCCGAGAGCGCTGGTCTACGGGGCGCATGTTTCTCCCATTACCATCGGCCATGAGTTTTCCGGTGAAATCGAAGCGGTGGGCAAGGATGTCAAAAATTTCAAACCCGGCGACCGCGTTGTGGTGCCGCCGCTCATTCCATGCGGCGAATGTGAATGGTGCCAGAAGGGGATTTACTCCTTATGCGAAGATTATGACTACTATGGTTCAAGACGTGACGGCGCGCTGGCCGAATACGTATCTGTCAAAGAATCCAACCTCTTAAAGGTTCCGGACAAGGTTTCCTTTGAGGACGCCGCAACCCTTGATCCCTGTGCAAACGCCTACCACGGCCTGACGCGCGGCAGCTTTAAAGCAGGCGACAGCGTCTGTGTT
It contains:
- a CDS encoding FAD-dependent oxidoreductase, with the translated sequence MKSYEIVIIGGGPAGLAAAISARKEGAGDILIVERDRRLGGILNQCIHNGFGLHTFKEELTGPEYAQRFIDEVVDSGIEYKLNTMVVDITEDKVITIMNSTDGLVQLQAKAIVLAMGCRERPRGALNIPGCRPAGIYSAGTAQRFVNIEGFMPGREIVILGSGDIGLIMARRLTLEGATVKVVAEIMPYSGGLKRNIVQCLDDYGIPLKLSHTVVNIKGQERVEGVTIAQVDENMKPIPGTEEDYTCDTLLLSVGLIPENELSSQINVDLDRKTNGPVVNESFETNIPGVFACGNVLHVHDLVDYVSEEAACAGKCAAEYVRQPQKAVQGPVIELVTGQGVSYTVPKTIYLSRMGETLKVRFRVSGVYENSFISVYFGDKRVKHRKKRIVTPGEMEEIELIRQELQAEPDLKQILIKIEEA
- a CDS encoding DUF1667 domain-containing protein, which gives rise to MEKQITCIGCPLGCAVTVTMEQGEITDITGYTCKRGEKYARKEVTHPTRIVTSIVKVNGGDIQMVSVKTESDIPKDKIFDCMEAMREIVVTAPVKIGDIIVPDVCGTGVNVIATKNIDKKAC
- a CDS encoding FGGY family carbohydrate kinase, with the translated sequence MKEKKYVVGIDLGTTSARTVVFDFDGNEIGSGQIMNPLTYPAPGRQECDGDELIKHLYRTTRLAIDNSGVDPEEIAAISTDVFRCTVALRDENGGFTMPIIIWQDMRSAEMIPEVERKLVAAGLSADELYDRCGMPLGGVNPQSNLQWILKNMPEAYEKAATIHTMMGLVTKAYGADDYYDDINDTPWVQLNGPDFQYDPQICAALGIDIHKMAPLRQPGTIIGKVTAEVAARTGLAEGTPIVMGTGDQQSGCLGCGCVREGVGYACGGTAGIVAGKSFNLLRDPSRRCYVLGTPDGAWVMEGVANASGSAFKWFKEQFCDVEQLAAESLDISVYDFLTSVATKSNPGANGLFFLPYFAGAVTPNQNPNARGTYIGMTVGHTKEDFIRATMEGVNYDIRDMLDAMVDGGAPDFDMVRLTGGIFRSELWCQMQADIFNRSCEVVAVEEATALGCAMVAAVGVGIFKDFEEAEKRMVKIRRRYEPNPENVKRYEDAFRTWQQVYKSLSTGAFDQVVAFQDKYR
- a CDS encoding MurR/RpiR family transcriptional regulator, translating into MKSLLSDIRIKYNTFSKAQKRLADYILCEPEKVTLLSITELAGKGDTSETTVMRLLKKLEYDSYQVFRINLAKELTEKPGETLNEELSEEDGLATIKKKVIKHNVTAINDLEQTLSEETIAEFLEFLAAAKRVLFFGVGASASISQDALHKFGNIGINVCSHPDPHQMNIICAHSTPDDLFIAVSHTGESQEVLNAVSIARKNGTKIISLTSYANSSLAKLSDLYLLSSTNDKKYHSEAMASRIVQLTIIDILYIATFMQNEDVYFEEMNKSRIAVALNKT